A single window of Dethiosulfovibrio salsuginis DNA harbors:
- the upp gene encoding uracil phosphoribosyltransferase: protein MRLAIGSDHAGFALKEKIVAFLRADSIDVVDFGTDTSEVSCDYPDVALQVAKTVASGEADRGILVCGSGIGMSIAANKVPGAYCALCRSVSDGEMSRKHNNSNLLALGERSGDPDLALEIVRVWMSTEFEGDRHLKRTQKIRAYEHGLSQHFGQKRGEVVIFDHPLVQHKVSMIRDAKTSVKEFRELVQEISSLMVYEITRDLPLEMIDIETPVAKTKSYALAGKKLAIVPILRAGIGMVDGIINLIPNAKVGFVGLYRDPETLEPVEYYCKLPGDIEDREIFVLDPMLATGGSASAAIDMVKKRGAVRISLVCLVAAPEGVEKIHRDHPDVNIYCAALDSHLNDHGYIVPGLGDAGDRLFGTK, encoded by the coding sequence TTGAGATTAGCTATAGGTTCAGATCACGCCGGTTTCGCTCTGAAGGAAAAAATTGTGGCCTTTTTAAGGGCCGATTCGATAGATGTGGTTGACTTTGGGACCGATACATCCGAGGTATCCTGTGATTACCCTGACGTCGCTCTACAGGTAGCTAAAACCGTCGCATCGGGAGAGGCGGATCGTGGAATATTGGTATGTGGCAGCGGTATCGGTATGTCTATCGCAGCCAACAAAGTCCCCGGTGCCTATTGTGCCCTCTGTAGATCGGTCTCCGATGGCGAGATGAGCAGAAAACACAATAACTCTAACCTTCTGGCTCTCGGCGAGAGATCCGGTGATCCTGATCTGGCTCTTGAGATAGTCAGGGTCTGGATGTCAACGGAGTTTGAAGGAGATCGCCATCTCAAGAGGACCCAGAAAATAAGGGCTTACGAGCACGGTCTGTCCCAGCACTTCGGTCAAAAGCGAGGCGAGGTGGTCATATTCGACCACCCTCTGGTTCAGCACAAAGTAAGCATGATAAGGGACGCAAAAACCTCAGTAAAGGAATTCAGAGAGCTTGTCCAGGAGATCTCAAGCCTCATGGTTTACGAGATAACCAGAGATCTTCCTCTGGAGATGATCGACATAGAGACTCCTGTAGCAAAGACCAAATCCTACGCTCTTGCCGGTAAAAAGCTGGCTATAGTGCCTATACTTAGAGCAGGTATAGGGATGGTGGATGGGATAATAAACCTCATTCCAAACGCCAAGGTGGGCTTTGTAGGTCTTTACAGGGATCCTGAAACCCTTGAGCCGGTGGAGTATTACTGTAAGCTACCTGGAGACATAGAGGATAGGGAGATATTCGTCCTTGATCCTATGCTGGCCACCGGTGGATCCGCCTCTGCTGCTATAGATATGGTTAAGAAAAGAGGGGCTGTCAGAATCTCCTTGGTTTGTCTGGTCGCTGCCCCTGAAGGGGTTGAAAAGATCCACCGAGACCATCCAGATGTCAATATATACTGCGCTGCTCTTGACAGCCATCTTAACGATCATGGCTATATAGTCCCTGGTCTAGGAGACGCCGGAGATCGGCTTTTCGGGACAAAGTAA